In Nicotiana tabacum cultivar K326 chromosome 17, ASM71507v2, whole genome shotgun sequence, one DNA window encodes the following:
- the LOC107823704 gene encoding thioredoxin O2, mitochondrial-like, with protein sequence MRGISVILRRLVGCRPSFTASGRRSSELSQTLMVSSAATVSYSTLTLLEKPNLLPGFQITANLIPDLQSHHVLNHSRNFSSPSSSGPSNIVSIESEEQFNTSLRKVQDESLPAIFYFTAVWCGPCRLLSPVIGQLSEKYPHVTTYKVDIDKEGLGNALSKLNIHSVPTLHFFQNGKKTSEVIGADVQRLKDTMEELYK encoded by the exons ATGAGAGGAATCTCAGTGATACTACGGCGTTTAGTTGGTTGCAGACCATCTTTCACAGCATCAGGACGACGCTCTTCTGAATTGAGCCAGACATTAATGGTGTCATCAGCCGCCACCGTCTCCTACTCAACCCTAACTCTACTGGAGAAGCCCAATCTACTTCCTGGATTCCAAATTACGGCAAACCTCATCCCTGATTTGCAGTCTCATCACGTTCTAAATCATTCTAGAAACTTCTCCAGTCCATCTTCCTCAG GTCCATCAAATATTGTATCAATTGAGTCTGAAGAACAGTTCAATACTTCACTTCGCAAAGTACAAG ATGAATCTTTGCCCGCAATATTTTACTTCACTGCTGTCTGGTGTGGGCCCT GTAGGCTGTTGTCCCCTGTAATTGGCCAATTGAGTGAGAAATACCCTCATGTGACAACATATAAAGTTGACATTGACAAG GAAGGGCTTGGAAATGCATTGAGCAAGTTGAACATTCACTCTGTG CCTACATTACACTTCTTTCAAAATGGGAAGAAAACATCTGAAGTTATTGGTGCTGATGTTCAACGCTTGAAAGATACCATGGAAGAGCTCTACAAATGA